Proteins encoded together in one Alteribacter keqinensis window:
- a CDS encoding AraC family transcriptional regulator: protein MGHLEDFEFRNEGSYAYRFQESEVSKNIQLWSIGWDTHSSQLYKWNGLKRKDTDKYIFQYTVRGYGKIKIEDEIYTLDSGTAFMVTTPGDYEYYLPEESSEWEFIYITLYGDAAKYCWGKLTDTNGSILRFHPESRPIQTLLSIYAQANEKRIDTPYIGSSLAYQMTMSLLEFTSAMDQPSARWHPGVAKAINHVKSHFAKELTIDTLAWEAGLSPYHFSRLFKQTTGYTPLQYVTFVRMYKAADLVLHTNYTFEEIARKTGYANANYMNKVFKKLTGISPREFRKRMDSYQFDELLKEYERSVLKR from the coding sequence ATGGGACATTTGGAAGATTTCGAATTTCGGAATGAAGGCTCCTATGCCTACCGGTTTCAGGAGTCCGAGGTAAGCAAAAATATACAGCTCTGGTCAATCGGCTGGGACACCCATTCTTCCCAGTTGTACAAATGGAACGGATTAAAACGTAAAGATACGGACAAATATATCTTTCAATATACAGTGCGGGGATACGGAAAAATTAAAATTGAGGATGAGATTTACACCCTCGATTCCGGCACGGCCTTTATGGTTACCACACCTGGAGACTATGAATACTACCTGCCCGAAGAAAGCAGTGAATGGGAGTTTATTTACATCACTCTATATGGAGATGCAGCAAAATATTGCTGGGGGAAGCTGACGGATACGAACGGATCGATTCTGCGCTTCCATCCTGAATCACGACCGATCCAAACCCTTCTCTCTATATACGCACAGGCAAATGAAAAACGGATCGACACGCCTTACATCGGCAGTTCTTTAGCCTATCAAATGACCATGAGCCTTCTGGAATTTACAAGTGCCATGGACCAGCCGTCTGCCCGCTGGCATCCGGGCGTTGCGAAAGCCATTAATCATGTAAAGTCTCACTTTGCCAAGGAGCTGACGATTGATACGCTGGCCTGGGAAGCCGGACTGTCACCTTATCATTTCAGCCGTCTTTTTAAACAGACTACCGGGTATACCCCTCTTCAGTACGTGACATTTGTGAGAATGTACAAAGCTGCGGATCTGGTTTTGCATACGAACTATACGTTTGAGGAGATTGCCCGGAAAACCGGTTACGCCAACGCGAATTATATGAACAAAGTATTTAAGAAGCTCACAGGAATCTCGCCTAGAGAGTTTCGAAAGCGCATGGACTCCTATCAGTT
- a CDS encoding beta-galactosidase, whose protein sequence is MTKFPPISERVPYMLHGADYNPEQWLAYPDILEKDIQLMKEAKCNVMSVGIFSWVSLEPEEGHFTFEWMDQVLDRLHENGISVFLATPSGARPAWMSKKYPEVLRVEANRVRNLHGFRHNHCYTSPVYREKVQMMNEKLAERYADHPAVIGWHISNEYGGECHCDLCQDNFRDWLKEKYETLDKLNHAWWTTFWSHTYTDWDQIESPAPHGELMVHGQNLDWKRFVTDRTIDFCRHEISPLKEKDPSIPVTTNFMGIYEGLDYWKFAGHLDVISWDAYPTWHDTQDESMNAASVGFTHDLNRSLKQGQPFMLMESTPSMTNWQDVSKLKKPGMHHLSSLQAVAHGSDTVQYFQWRKSRGSSEKLHGAVLDHYGRSDNRVFQDVKGVGETLEKLSQVTGTSVQPEVAIIFDWENRWAINDSQGPRNIGIHYERTVQEHYLPFWERGIPVDVVSMDADFSKYKVVVAPMLYMVRAGVGEKIDRFVGDGGTFVTTYLSGIADETDLAFLGGFPGPLRETLGIRSEEIDGLHDGQTNGVAITENSLGLQGEFESRELCDLIHLEGARSLAEYTGDFYEGRPALTVNHHGKGKAYYIASRNDNQFHDQFTECLVRDAGIERVVDVELPAGVTAQVRTDGQTDYVFLMNFTGGEKEIDLNGRGLTSLVGDESGNFAPFEGKVYTREAKHEHFSTFR, encoded by the coding sequence ATGACGAAATTTCCGCCGATCAGCGAAAGAGTGCCATACATGCTCCATGGTGCAGACTATAACCCGGAGCAGTGGCTGGCTTATCCGGACATCCTTGAAAAAGACATTCAGTTAATGAAAGAAGCGAAATGCAACGTCATGAGTGTGGGCATCTTTTCGTGGGTCTCCCTTGAACCGGAGGAGGGTCATTTTACCTTTGAATGGATGGATCAGGTACTCGACAGGCTTCACGAAAACGGCATCAGCGTGTTTCTTGCCACACCATCAGGAGCAAGACCTGCCTGGATGTCAAAAAAATATCCGGAAGTTCTTCGTGTAGAAGCGAACCGTGTCCGAAATCTCCACGGATTTCGCCATAACCATTGTTACACGTCTCCTGTTTACCGGGAAAAAGTACAAATGATGAACGAAAAACTTGCCGAGCGTTACGCCGATCACCCGGCAGTGATCGGCTGGCATATTTCAAATGAGTACGGCGGCGAGTGTCACTGCGACCTTTGTCAGGACAATTTCCGTGACTGGCTGAAAGAGAAATACGAAACCCTCGATAAGCTCAATCACGCCTGGTGGACCACGTTTTGGAGCCACACGTATACGGACTGGGATCAGATCGAATCACCGGCTCCCCACGGTGAACTGATGGTCCACGGCCAAAACCTGGACTGGAAACGGTTTGTGACCGACCGGACAATAGACTTTTGCCGTCACGAAATCAGCCCTTTGAAGGAAAAAGATCCGAGTATTCCTGTCACAACGAACTTTATGGGAATCTACGAAGGCCTTGATTACTGGAAGTTTGCCGGACATCTGGACGTGATTTCCTGGGACGCCTATCCGACGTGGCATGATACGCAGGATGAAAGCATGAACGCGGCGAGTGTCGGTTTTACACATGATTTGAATCGGTCTTTGAAGCAAGGACAGCCTTTTATGCTTATGGAAAGCACCCCGAGCATGACCAACTGGCAGGACGTAAGCAAGCTCAAAAAGCCTGGGATGCATCACCTTTCCTCCTTGCAGGCAGTCGCTCACGGTTCAGATACGGTACAGTACTTTCAGTGGCGGAAAAGCAGAGGATCGAGTGAGAAACTGCACGGCGCTGTACTTGATCATTACGGCAGAAGCGATAACCGCGTGTTTCAGGACGTCAAAGGCGTCGGGGAAACACTGGAAAAACTAAGCCAGGTAACCGGTACAAGTGTCCAGCCGGAAGTAGCCATCATTTTTGACTGGGAAAACCGCTGGGCCATTAACGATTCCCAAGGCCCCCGCAACATCGGTATCCACTACGAGCGCACCGTCCAGGAGCACTATCTCCCGTTCTGGGAGCGGGGCATTCCGGTGGATGTCGTGAGTATGGATGCGGACTTTAGCAAATACAAAGTCGTTGTGGCACCGATGCTTTACATGGTACGGGCCGGCGTCGGGGAAAAAATCGACCGGTTTGTGGGTGATGGCGGCACCTTTGTAACCACGTATTTGTCGGGCATTGCCGATGAAACAGACCTTGCTTTTCTAGGCGGTTTTCCCGGTCCGTTAAGAGAGACCCTCGGTATTCGCTCGGAAGAAATTGATGGTCTTCATGACGGTCAGACGAACGGAGTCGCGATTACGGAAAACAGTCTCGGCTTGCAAGGGGAGTTTGAATCCCGGGAGCTGTGTGACCTGATCCACTTGGAAGGTGCCCGTTCTCTTGCTGAGTATACCGGCGATTTTTATGAAGGAAGACCTGCGCTCACTGTTAACCACCACGGCAAAGGGAAGGCTTATTATATCGCGTCGCGAAACGACAACCAATTTCACGATCAATTCACAGAGTGCCTTGTGCGGGACGCAGGGATTGAAAGAGTGGTAGATGTTGAATTGCCAGCAGGGGTTACCGCTCAGGTAAGAACCGACGGGCAGACCGATTACGTGTTTTTGATGAACTTTACCGGCGGTGAAAAAGAGATCGACCTGAACGGCAGAGGACTGACGAGTCTCGTCGGCGATGAGTCGGGAAATTTTGCACCTTTCGAAGGTAAAGTGTATACAAGAGAAGCGAAACACGAGCATTTTTCGACGTTTCGTTAA
- a CDS encoding galactokinase — MEQKLYNAMKNAYGHSESDIRLFFAPGRVNLIGEHIDYNGGYVFPCSLSIGTYMAVTKRSDNNIRMTSLNFPEQGTIEFSLDELVYKKEDDWANYPKGVLHEFAKLGKTSAHGFDAVFFGNIPNGAGLSSSASVELVTAVMWDAINGFGLPMVEMVKIGQRAENDFIGVSCGIMDQFAIGMGKEKQAILLDCNTLDYSYSPIDLGEYTLVIANTNKRRGLADSKYNERRRECDEALEAIQTKKRIDFLCDLTSQEFEEVKDAIKNPVAQKRARHAVSENERTKTAAELLKQRDLKGFGELMNASHISLRNDYEVSGKELDALVKAAWTEQSVIGARMTGAGFGGCTVNIIKKEQLDETLDRMKQAYSEATGLQAEFYIAEVGPGAKEITKVKEGER, encoded by the coding sequence ATGGAACAAAAACTTTATAACGCAATGAAAAACGCATATGGTCACAGTGAAAGTGACATACGGCTATTCTTCGCCCCAGGGCGGGTAAACTTAATTGGAGAACATATCGACTATAATGGCGGATATGTGTTTCCTTGCTCCCTGAGCATCGGCACATACATGGCCGTTACAAAAAGATCCGACAATAACATCCGCATGACCTCTCTTAATTTTCCGGAGCAGGGGACGATTGAGTTCAGCCTTGACGAACTCGTCTATAAAAAAGAAGACGATTGGGCCAACTATCCTAAAGGCGTTCTTCATGAATTTGCCAAACTCGGCAAAACGTCTGCACATGGATTCGACGCTGTCTTTTTCGGTAACATTCCGAATGGAGCGGGGCTTTCATCATCCGCATCCGTTGAGCTCGTTACGGCAGTCATGTGGGATGCCATAAACGGATTTGGTCTTCCAATGGTCGAGATGGTGAAAATCGGCCAGCGGGCGGAAAATGATTTTATCGGTGTGAGCTGCGGAATTATGGATCAGTTTGCCATTGGAATGGGTAAAGAAAAGCAGGCGATTCTTCTCGACTGCAACACGCTGGACTATTCATACAGTCCAATCGATCTCGGTGAATACACTCTCGTAATTGCAAACACCAATAAACGCCGCGGACTTGCGGATTCAAAATATAACGAGCGTCGCAGAGAATGTGACGAAGCACTGGAAGCGATTCAAACCAAAAAGCGAATCGACTTTCTGTGTGATCTCACTTCACAGGAGTTTGAGGAAGTAAAAGACGCGATTAAAAACCCGGTTGCACAAAAGCGTGCCCGTCACGCAGTCTCTGAAAACGAGCGTACGAAAACAGCAGCCGAACTTCTTAAGCAGAGAGATCTTAAAGGCTTTGGCGAACTTATGAATGCTTCTCACATTTCTCTTCGGAATGACTATGAAGTTTCAGGGAAGGAACTGGATGCTCTTGTGAAAGCGGCATGGACTGAACAGTCGGTGATCGGTGCGAGAATGACAGGAGCCGGCTTTGGCGGATGTACCGTAAACATCATCAAAAAAGAGCAGCTTGATGAAACACTGGACCGCATGAAACAGGCGTACAGTGAAGCGACCGGCCTGCAAGCTGAATTTTACATTGCAGAAGTGGGGCCGGGAGCAAAAGAAATCACAAAGGTAAAGGAAGGTGAGCGCTGA
- a CDS encoding solute:sodium symporter family transporter, translating to MNWIIILSFLFFTGMVAVISYQKTKKEKLDTSDGYFLGGRSLTAWVIAGSLMLTNLSTEQLIGLNAEGYEFNMSSMGWEVGSAIALVIVAFFFLPRYLKGGITTIPDFLEKRYDAGVKQFVTILFLFGYIFNLLPPILYSGAVALSGMFNVPEMLGVSPTVALWITVWVIGCIGSLYAIFGGLKAVAVSDTINGIGLLIGGLMVPILGLMVLGGGNPFSGFNVIVENTPEKLNAVGSNTDPVPFGTMFTGMLLVNLFYWGTAQHIMQRAIAAKNLKEGQKGLIIAAFLKLLGPVFLILPGIIAFNLLGDNLNAMDAYPALVNHILPTPLVGLFAAILFGAVLSSFNSVLNSSVTLFVLNIYKPYFKPKAPDHVLIKHGKVFGLFLALFAMMVAPLIAMVPQGFFQYLQMVNGFYNVPILTIIIVGYLTKKVPAFAAKVSLVVFISTYGFTQLVWDGGLHFLHILAILFVVCVTLMLVIGRIYPREKEFVLQEESAVDMTPWRIVYPMGAVATAAMILVYLLFSVAGIAS from the coding sequence ATGAATTGGATTATTATATTATCATTCTTGTTTTTCACAGGAATGGTCGCAGTTATTTCATATCAAAAAACAAAAAAGGAGAAACTGGATACATCTGACGGATACTTTCTCGGAGGCCGTAGCTTAACTGCCTGGGTTATTGCCGGATCGTTAATGCTTACAAACCTGTCCACCGAGCAGCTCATCGGCCTGAACGCAGAAGGTTACGAGTTTAATATGAGCTCTATGGGGTGGGAAGTAGGCTCCGCGATTGCTCTTGTCATCGTAGCGTTCTTTTTCCTGCCGCGTTACTTAAAGGGCGGAATTACAACGATTCCCGACTTTCTTGAAAAACGGTATGACGCCGGGGTTAAACAGTTCGTTACAATCCTTTTCTTATTCGGGTATATTTTTAACCTGCTTCCGCCGATTCTTTACTCAGGGGCAGTGGCCCTCAGCGGAATGTTTAACGTACCCGAGATGCTCGGAGTAAGTCCGACCGTTGCTCTTTGGATTACGGTTTGGGTTATTGGCTGTATCGGCTCTCTCTACGCGATTTTCGGTGGATTGAAAGCGGTTGCCGTATCTGACACGATCAACGGGATCGGTCTTTTAATCGGGGGACTGATGGTTCCGATTCTCGGTCTCATGGTTCTTGGAGGAGGCAATCCTTTTTCAGGATTCAACGTTATCGTTGAGAACACCCCTGAAAAACTGAACGCAGTCGGAAGCAACACCGACCCTGTACCGTTTGGAACGATGTTTACAGGGATGCTCCTTGTTAACCTGTTCTACTGGGGTACAGCCCAGCACATTATGCAGCGTGCCATTGCGGCGAAAAACCTGAAAGAAGGTCAGAAGGGTCTGATTATTGCAGCATTCCTGAAATTACTCGGACCGGTATTCCTTATCCTGCCCGGTATTATCGCATTCAACCTGCTGGGTGATAACCTGAATGCCATGGATGCCTATCCGGCACTTGTAAATCACATTCTGCCGACACCATTGGTCGGGTTGTTTGCTGCTATTCTGTTTGGTGCGGTACTGTCTTCATTCAACTCAGTACTTAACTCGTCCGTTACGCTGTTTGTCTTAAACATCTACAAGCCTTACTTCAAGCCAAAAGCGCCGGATCATGTCCTTATTAAGCACGGTAAAGTCTTCGGTCTTTTCCTTGCACTGTTTGCCATGATGGTTGCACCACTCATTGCCATGGTGCCACAAGGATTCTTCCAGTACTTGCAAATGGTTAACGGGTTCTATAACGTGCCGATTCTCACGATCATTATCGTCGGTTATTTAACAAAGAAAGTACCGGCGTTTGCTGCAAAAGTATCACTGGTTGTGTTTATCTCCACGTACGGTTTCACTCAGCTTGTGTGGGACGGAGGGCTTCACTTCCTTCACATCCTTGCGATTCTGTTTGTTGTCTGTGTGACACTGATGCTGGTGATCGGCCGTATTTACCCTCGTGAGAAGGAGTTTGTACTTCAAGAGGAAAGTGCAGTAGACATGACGCCTTGGCGCATTGTGTACCCTATGGGTGCGGTAGCAACAGCTGCTATGATTCTTGTGTATCTCTTATTCTCCGTTGCGGGTATTGCCTCTTAG
- a CDS encoding alpha-galactosidase has protein sequence MPILVNTQPLEFHLQTENVSYILTVMENNQLGHLYYGKKVTHRSSFQHLLRTGERGATAYVNEGDLSFSLELAQQEFPSYGTTDFREPAVQTMQENGSRISNFTFDSYEISKGKPALEGLPATYTEAEEEAFTLTVILTDKVTGAELTLLYTIFEKTGAIARSARIGNKGAETLRLKRLMSASVDLPDAEYEMVQLSGAWSRERHMENRKLVPGIQSVSSTRGTSSSQQNPFLALKRPDATEHDGDVYGFSFVYSGNFLAQVEVDHYDVARTMIGIHPFDFEWKLESGEAFQTPEAVLVYSDQGLNGMSAIYHELYRSRLARGEWRDKERPVLINNWEATYFNFDEEKIVEIASSAHNLGVELFVLDDGWFGKRDDDTTSLGDWIVDKRKLPNGMKTLGERITDLGMQFGLWFEPEMISKESDLYKARPDWLVQVPGRKLSHGRHQFVLDFSNEEVVDHIFNQMAAVLEDAPISYVKWDMNRNITEAGSTSLPGDRQQEVYHRYILGVYDLYNKLTTRFPHILFESCASGGARFDPGMLYYAPQAWTSDDTDAVERLKIQYGSSLVYPLSSIGAHVSAVPNHQVKRITSLKMRGDVAFFGMFGYELDVTKMSEAEREEVKKQIRFYKENRALIQNGLFYRLISPFGSNETAWSVVDKDQTKAIAGFYQVLAEPNPGFKKLKLTGLNPEKEYRVSGKARTYFGDELMNSGLLLQEPYIGTDAGGLEESGDFTSQVYVIEKI, from the coding sequence ATGCCAATTCTAGTAAACACTCAACCTCTTGAATTTCATCTGCAGACTGAAAATGTGAGTTATATCTTGACCGTAATGGAAAATAACCAGCTCGGGCATTTGTATTATGGGAAAAAAGTGACGCACCGATCCAGCTTTCAGCACCTTCTCCGTACAGGGGAAAGAGGAGCTACAGCTTACGTAAATGAAGGGGATCTCAGCTTCTCTCTTGAACTTGCACAGCAGGAATTTCCGTCGTACGGGACGACGGATTTCCGGGAGCCGGCAGTTCAAACGATGCAGGAAAACGGAAGCCGTATCTCAAACTTCACGTTTGATTCCTATGAAATCAGCAAAGGAAAGCCTGCTCTTGAAGGGCTTCCGGCCACATATACCGAAGCTGAGGAAGAAGCGTTCACTTTAACGGTTATCCTCACTGACAAGGTAACCGGTGCAGAACTTACGCTTCTGTATACTATTTTTGAAAAAACGGGAGCAATTGCCCGAAGTGCACGCATTGGAAACAAAGGGGCGGAGACTCTTCGCCTTAAACGGCTGATGAGTGCCTCTGTTGATTTACCCGATGCTGAATATGAGATGGTCCAGCTTTCGGGAGCGTGGAGCCGTGAACGTCATATGGAAAACCGCAAGCTTGTACCGGGAATTCAAAGTGTATCGAGCACGAGAGGCACGAGCAGCAGTCAGCAAAATCCGTTCCTTGCCTTAAAGCGCCCTGATGCTACAGAACACGACGGAGACGTATACGGTTTTTCTTTTGTCTACAGCGGGAACTTCCTTGCCCAAGTAGAAGTGGACCACTACGATGTGGCCCGCACGATGATCGGTATTCATCCGTTTGATTTTGAATGGAAACTGGAATCCGGAGAAGCCTTCCAGACCCCGGAAGCTGTTCTCGTTTACTCCGACCAGGGATTAAACGGCATGAGTGCGATTTATCATGAACTTTACCGCAGCCGCCTTGCCCGCGGAGAGTGGCGTGACAAGGAGCGCCCGGTGTTAATCAACAACTGGGAAGCAACATACTTCAATTTTGACGAGGAAAAGATCGTTGAAATTGCAAGCTCCGCACATAATTTAGGCGTAGAGCTCTTCGTTCTTGATGACGGATGGTTTGGGAAAAGAGACGATGACACCACCTCCCTCGGTGACTGGATTGTGGACAAGCGTAAACTGCCGAATGGAATGAAGACGCTCGGCGAAAGAATCACAGACCTTGGCATGCAGTTTGGTCTCTGGTTCGAGCCTGAGATGATTTCAAAGGAAAGTGACCTTTATAAAGCCCGTCCGGACTGGCTTGTTCAAGTCCCCGGCCGGAAACTTTCTCACGGACGCCATCAGTTCGTCCTTGATTTTTCAAATGAGGAAGTAGTCGATCATATTTTCAATCAGATGGCAGCGGTTCTTGAAGACGCACCGATTTCATATGTGAAATGGGACATGAACCGAAACATTACGGAGGCCGGTTCAACAAGTCTTCCCGGCGACCGCCAGCAGGAAGTGTACCACCGCTACATTCTTGGGGTTTATGACCTTTACAACAAACTGACTACTCGTTTTCCCCACATCCTGTTTGAATCGTGTGCATCAGGCGGGGCGCGCTTCGATCCAGGCATGCTTTACTATGCCCCGCAGGCGTGGACTAGTGATGACACAGATGCTGTAGAGCGGCTGAAGATTCAGTACGGCAGTTCCCTTGTCTATCCCCTCAGTTCCATTGGAGCACACGTATCCGCTGTTCCAAACCATCAGGTAAAACGCATTACTTCTCTTAAAATGCGTGGGGATGTGGCGTTCTTCGGCATGTTCGGCTATGAGCTGGACGTGACAAAGATGAGTGAGGCGGAGCGCGAGGAGGTAAAAAAACAGATCCGTTTTTACAAAGAAAATCGTGCTCTTATTCAGAACGGACTGTTTTACCGCCTGATCAGCCCGTTTGGCTCAAACGAAACAGCCTGGAGCGTGGTGGATAAAGATCAGACAAAAGCGATCGCCGGGTTTTATCAGGTTCTCGCAGAGCCAAACCCGGGATTCAAAAAGCTCAAGCTGACGGGTCTCAATCCTGAAAAGGAATACCGGGTGAGCGGCAAAGCACGGACTTATTTCGGAGACGAGTTAATGAACTCCGGCCTTCTCTTACAGGAGCCGTACATCGGTACCGATGCAGGAGGCCTTGAAGAGAGCGGCGATTTTACATCCCAGGTTTATGTAATCGAAAAAATATAG